The Jeotgalibacillus haloalkalitolerans region GTTGCTGAGCCTCCTCGGCTTCGCCTGTGGGGTCTCAGCTTCCAACTAATCGTCCCGGAGTCGCCGCCTTACGCTTCGATCGCCTAGATATAGTTATATTAGTAAGTAAGCTCCAATAAACTTAATCCTATTTTATTCAAAACATTTAATACAACAAATCAATAAACTCTTCCCGATCCACATTTCCAAAATAATGCTTCAGATCCACATCTTCAAGCGCTTTATCAATCTCTGCGCGCTCGTAACGTGTACCGATCAGCTTCTGCTCCACTTCGCTCACATCGCCTACACCAAAGAAGTCTCCGTAGATTTTGCAGTTTTCAATGCTGCCTTTTTCTACGTCAAGACGTACGTCGATGCTGCCGACCGGGAATCTGTGTGAGTGCTGAAGGTTGAACTTTGGAGATTTCCCGAAGTTCCACTCCCACTGCTGGTAGCGCTGTTCAGACAGCTCATGGATCTTTTTCCAGTCTTCTTCAGTCAGTACATACTCTTTAATTTCTTCTTCACTTCCGAAAATGTGACGCAGAATCAGCTGCTTGAACTCTTCAATCGTTACTTTTTCTTCAAGGAATTCAGAGATGTTTGCTACGCGGCTTCTGATTGATTTGATCCCTTTTGATTCAATCTTGTCTTTTCTGACTTTAAGTGAAGACACGACGTTATCGATTTCTGAATCAAACATGAGCGTACCGTGGC contains the following coding sequences:
- a CDS encoding lipoate--protein ligase gives rise to the protein MLFIDNKGITDPKINLAIEEYALKNLNVEEESYLLFYINKPSIIIGKNQNTIEEINTDYVEKNNIQVVRRLSGGGAVYHDLGNLNFSFITKDDGESFHNFQKFTEPVVDALKQIGVPAELKGRNDLLVGERKISGNAQFSTKGRMFSHGTLMFDSEIDNVVSSLKVRKDKIESKGIKSIRSRVANISEFLEEKVTIEEFKQLILRHIFGSEEEIKEYVLTEEDWKKIHELSEQRYQQWEWNFGKSPKFNLQHSHRFPVGSIDVRLDVEKGSIENCKIYGDFFGVGDVSEVEQKLIGTRYERAEIDKALEDVDLKHYFGNVDREEFIDLLY